One genomic window of Quercus lobata isolate SW786 chromosome 9, ValleyOak3.0 Primary Assembly, whole genome shotgun sequence includes the following:
- the LOC115960548 gene encoding uncharacterized protein LOC115960548 — MESQGTEVMRKRMKPAMEEKEEDGVVLEIEEKEEFQTNIAGSEEMELNIAQILEKIERFTQLVSELLESGKTSFKELSNEFEERMIMIHKEQIEKWQEEIKDLRLLDSSNEEANALLQNARYLLQSAHIDS; from the exons ATGGAAAGTCAAGGGACTGAAGTTATGAGGAAACGCATGAAACCAGCT ATggaagagaaggaagaagatgGAGTAGTCTTAGAgattgaagaaaaggaagaatttCAGACCAACATTGCTGGATCTGAGGAGATGGAACTTAATATTGCTCAGATTCTAGAAAAGATTGAACGCTTCACTCAGCTG GTGTCTGAGCTGCTGGAGTCAGGGAAGACAAGCTTTAAGGAACTGAGTAACGAATTTGAGGAGCGTATGATTAT GATACATAAGGAACAAATTGAGAAATGGCAGGAAGAGATCAAAGACCTGCGGTTGCTTGATTCCTCGAATGAGGAGGCCAATGCTCTTCTGCAAAATGCTCGATACTTACTACAGAGTGCTCACATTGATTCTTGA